The Clostridium sp. AWRP genome has a window encoding:
- a CDS encoding DUF441 domain-containing protein produces the protein MESTIILVIILAAAVLGKANSVALAACILLFLKLLNIDKYVFPTLQENGIFWGVVILVASILIPIANGSVKYISIRNVFTSWLGIFALLISLFTTYLSGLGMQYLTVQGHTEVMPALILGAVIAAAFLGGVPVGPMITSGMIALGLKFFHKIGL, from the coding sequence ATGGAATCAACTATAATTTTAGTCATAATCTTAGCAGCTGCAGTTCTTGGAAAAGCAAATTCCGTAGCCCTAGCTGCCTGTATTCTTCTATTTTTAAAGCTTCTTAACATAGACAAGTATGTATTCCCAACTTTACAGGAAAATGGAATTTTCTGGGGAGTAGTAATACTAGTAGCTTCAATTTTAATTCCAATTGCAAATGGAAGTGTGAAATATATAAGTATTAGAAATGTATTTACCTCATGGCTTGGAATATTTGCCCTGCTCATATCCCTTTTTACAACCTATTTAAGTGGTCTTGGCATGCAGTATTTAACTGTACAAGGTCATACTGAAGTAATGCCAGCGCTAATCTTGGGAGCAGTAATTGCCGCTGCTTTTTTAGGCGGTGTTCCCGTAGGTCCTATGATAACATCTGGAATGATTGCTTTGGGATTGAAATTTTTTCACAAAATAGGACTTTAA
- a CDS encoding DUF5050 domain-containing protein: MKKTRLLVMTAAIVLGIGTSVYAKLPPHSIIVGNNVYDISYFTNDPSGTNTAKVNDQLANNLGKLYYVDSTGVAKDIFTEATVDDSQIVSKVGNTLTYYPGNGTTEKIVTDANNNFLDPSTITGGYVIAHITYKQLLAEGLNLFTCQLSQLSGVSGAVYFQVGSSPMTPLTDVATYMGQLSNGAGNMVHLYASDGATELANGYLNIVTNGASSGDKNLTVNLTLTGNSTDVDSSTQGNKAYNIVNNGFVTIDKNGKWIYYSNTGDSGKLYKRSATGTDDMLISNDSAKYINIVGDWVYYSNYNDGGKIYKVKIDGTERQKVSDDMASCISVVGDSIYYINHSDNDRIYVQDSTGKKMVLSDQAKYLSVTGNFLFYVNAGDSNTLYSYDLRNSRKAKISTVNTKFINACNDYLVFYTGYDGVLYRSTNAQGQIPVPMSVTTNVQTSAKASSYKALTDKPTIICATDDNNIYYISYVDGNKIYKLDNTGNGYRVVNDSADYINIINDSLYYIKSGKISVAPKDGDGTQKGISITKPRLNSRVVSVKPMPTYTTDDITKFNFPETVSCIMSDGSEQTLVVSWNKTVPKPSKGVYTFKGTILGYGTSVTMNVALDSGTINANNVKIVNNVGSKDTISITGLTTGDVVNVYNSSTDTKPLKSAVVDASGKVNMTGLNLSPDGGNVYISLTKTGRQEGNKVGVQYQAEAPTGFTVDAANQNITGLQANKLYKVYIQDENSNGTVPVLPTSYDVSAKADGNGVLKVPTMISKIDANKDGKQMLRVVAAGNVDSAPSAPIEISRATVPSYIGIDLNLGRITGTTTEMVFTYDDLKTNTNPTWYPCQAGSTLVSMTRSLQVSVKVLGNGPVLESKPVSYGLFQSPTITGISDGGTYTIKKDKSTDKSLFPTVTWNDDSIIDADNSTKYCAVLTKDGNPISGNGSKTYSMNNGVVDTTGTTYKAIKDSSDLESTIENKGDGSYALTVVGTKTVSGMNPSSATNVTTVKFTVNSSVPATVDIKMLEKKGTESTTIDTYYQATPTWIDLAKTVDTAVIQRLDSYIPPVASATDTAWDNVAKVAFQRTTIQQNGYYKLTVTSTSTENGATNVSTKIFRVDADDKATSPSVFGVSDGGIYDKVISGITITDTDHNTTKATITRNGYKTDYIVDPTSYKGGSLTVDGNYVLTLDTTNNINGATTEKTINFKIDDAESNPTQAAPKAPDKNGKTATFTFNDGNGNIAIRNVDTSEEYSVNNGQSWTPVTSTGTQLITSSNDLNLLNKSTTTSVQVRYRANGNTPASEAQVINLTASPTAPSAKFEFSYDANHNLIGGLKNPDGTAISTPSSYEYSIDGGLNWNSVDNNGAFKSEDVNIINTTNGVQVRTKASGQTKASNVEKISVTQAAAPNVTSTQVTGGVKLTSLSTGLEYRVNVGSTTGTTWNNFTSGNTIPVTQSGSIDVRSKATGTAMPGNIANIPVQLAAAPAVKTAATAPILNVKYSEKVLSDGRNLVINTKAIALTYTLQLSGSSTTPITLTQLETALQTDINTSIGSGVIKVGDDGEGKLTLTTVATGAAAKIDFTEPSIVDGKSITTSTGDGSISAELGFTDITSVTGTN, from the coding sequence ATGAAGAAAACTAGGCTATTGGTAATGACAGCAGCAATTGTACTTGGAATAGGTACTAGTGTTTACGCCAAGTTGCCACCTCATTCTATAATAGTGGGAAATAATGTTTATGATATAAGCTATTTTACAAATGATCCTAGTGGTACTAATACTGCTAAGGTAAATGATCAGCTAGCAAACAATTTAGGTAAATTATACTATGTAGATTCTACAGGTGTAGCAAAGGATATATTTACAGAAGCAACTGTAGATGACAGTCAGATAGTATCTAAAGTTGGCAACACTTTAACATATTATCCTGGAAATGGAACTACGGAAAAAATTGTTACTGATGCAAATAATAATTTTTTAGATCCTAGTACGATTACTGGTGGATATGTAATTGCACATATTACTTATAAACAACTACTAGCAGAGGGATTAAATTTATTTACTTGTCAGCTCAGTCAATTATCAGGTGTAAGTGGAGCAGTTTATTTCCAAGTAGGAAGCAGTCCAATGACTCCTTTAACAGATGTAGCTACTTATATGGGACAACTTTCTAATGGAGCTGGTAATATGGTACATTTATATGCTAGCGATGGTGCTACAGAATTAGCAAATGGATATTTGAATATAGTTACAAATGGGGCTTCATCAGGAGATAAGAACTTAACAGTTAATTTGACGTTAACTGGAAACTCAACAGATGTAGATAGTTCTACACAAGGAAATAAAGCTTATAATATAGTTAATAATGGATTTGTTACGATTGATAAAAATGGAAAATGGATTTACTACAGTAACACAGGAGATAGTGGTAAACTTTATAAAAGAAGTGCAACAGGTACAGATGATATGCTTATTAGTAATGACAGTGCAAAATATATTAATATAGTAGGAGATTGGGTATACTATAGCAATTATAACGATGGTGGAAAGATATATAAGGTTAAAATAGATGGCACAGAGAGACAAAAAGTTTCTGATGATATGGCATCTTGCATAAGTGTAGTAGGAGATTCTATATATTATATAAATCATAGTGACAATGATAGAATATATGTACAGGATTCTACAGGTAAAAAAATGGTTTTAAGTGACCAAGCCAAATATTTAAGTGTTACAGGAAACTTCTTGTTCTATGTTAATGCAGGAGATTCAAATACATTATATAGCTATGATTTAAGAAATAGCAGAAAGGCAAAGATAAGTACTGTAAATACAAAATTTATTAATGCTTGTAATGATTATCTGGTTTTCTATACTGGCTATGATGGAGTGCTATATAGATCTACAAATGCGCAAGGACAGATTCCAGTACCTATGAGTGTAACTACAAATGTACAAACATCTGCAAAAGCCAGTTCATATAAGGCATTAACAGATAAACCTACAATTATATGTGCTACTGATGATAATAATATTTATTACATAAGTTATGTAGATGGCAATAAAATATATAAGTTAGATAACACAGGAAATGGATATAGAGTTGTAAATGATTCAGCAGATTATATAAATATAATAAATGATAGTCTATATTATATAAAATCAGGGAAGATCTCAGTTGCACCTAAAGATGGAGATGGAACTCAAAAGGGCATTTCCATAACAAAACCTAGATTAAATAGCAGGGTAGTAAGTGTTAAACCTATGCCAACATATACTACAGATGATATAACAAAATTTAATTTTCCGGAAACTGTTTCTTGCATAATGAGTGATGGAAGTGAACAGACATTAGTAGTTTCATGGAATAAAACTGTACCAAAGCCATCAAAAGGTGTATATACATTTAAGGGTACAATACTTGGATATGGAACATCTGTTACTATGAATGTAGCATTAGATTCTGGAACTATTAATGCTAATAATGTAAAAATCGTGAACAATGTAGGAAGTAAAGACACTATAAGTATTACTGGCTTGACTACTGGTGATGTGGTAAATGTTTATAATAGTAGCACTGATACAAAACCATTAAAATCAGCTGTTGTAGATGCAAGTGGAAAAGTAAATATGACAGGCTTAAATCTTTCTCCTGATGGTGGAAATGTATATATTAGTTTAACTAAAACAGGCAGACAAGAAGGTAACAAAGTAGGGGTTCAGTATCAGGCAGAGGCACCAACTGGATTTACAGTAGATGCTGCTAATCAAAATATAACTGGGTTACAGGCTAATAAGTTGTATAAGGTTTATATACAAGATGAAAATTCAAATGGAACAGTACCAGTTCTTCCTACAAGTTATGATGTTTCTGCAAAAGCAGATGGTAATGGAGTTCTAAAGGTTCCTACTATGATATCTAAGATAGATGCTAATAAAGATGGAAAGCAAATGCTTAGAGTAGTCGCTGCAGGTAATGTAGATAGTGCTCCTTCAGCACCAATTGAAATAAGTAGGGCAACAGTACCTAGTTATATAGGAATTGATCTAAACCTTGGAAGAATAACTGGAACTACTACAGAAATGGTATTTACTTATGATGATTTAAAAACTAATACAAATCCAACTTGGTATCCATGTCAAGCAGGATCTACACTAGTTTCTATGACCAGATCATTACAAGTATCAGTTAAAGTTTTAGGTAATGGTCCAGTACTTGAAAGTAAGCCTGTGTCTTATGGATTATTCCAGTCACCTACGATAACAGGAATATCGGATGGAGGAACATATACTATTAAGAAAGATAAATCTACTGATAAGTCATTGTTCCCAACTGTAACTTGGAATGATGATAGCATTATTGATGCAGATAATAGCACAAAATATTGTGCGGTATTAACTAAAGATGGAAATCCTATTTCAGGAAATGGTTCAAAAACATATTCTATGAATAATGGAGTTGTTGATACAACTGGAACAACTTATAAGGCTATAAAAGATAGTAGTGATTTGGAAAGTACAATAGAGAATAAAGGCGATGGAAGCTATGCACTTACAGTTGTAGGAACAAAGACTGTATCAGGTATGAATCCATCTAGTGCAACAAATGTTACCACTGTTAAATTTACAGTAAATTCATCAGTACCTGCAACGGTAGATATAAAAATGTTAGAGAAAAAAGGCACAGAAAGTACTACTATTGATACTTACTATCAAGCAACACCAACATGGATAGATTTAGCAAAAACTGTTGATACAGCAGTAATACAGAGATTAGATTCTTATATACCACCAGTTGCATCAGCAACTGATACAGCTTGGGATAATGTTGCTAAAGTAGCTTTCCAAAGGACTACTATACAACAGAATGGATACTATAAATTAACAGTTACATCTACAAGTACAGAAAATGGAGCAACAAATGTTTCTACAAAAATATTTAGAGTTGATGCAGATGATAAAGCAACATCACCATCAGTTTTTGGAGTATCAGATGGAGGAATCTATGATAAAGTTATTAGTGGAATTACAATAACAGATACAGATCATAATACTACAAAAGCTACAATAACAAGAAATGGATATAAAACTGATTATATAGTAGATCCAACAAGTTATAAGGGTGGATCATTGACTGTAGATGGAAACTATGTATTGACATTAGATACGACAAATAATATAAATGGTGCTACGACAGAAAAAACTATTAACTTTAAAATTGATGATGCAGAGAGTAATCCAACTCAAGCAGCACCAAAAGCACCAGATAAAAATGGAAAAACAGCAACATTTACATTTAATGATGGCAATGGCAATATAGCAATTAGAAATGTTGATACTAGTGAAGAATATAGTGTAAATAATGGACAATCATGGACGCCTGTAACGTCAACTGGAACTCAGTTAATTACTTCATCAAATGATTTAAACTTGTTAAATAAATCTACTACTACAAGCGTACAAGTAAGGTATAGAGCAAATGGAAATACACCGGCTTCAGAGGCACAGGTTATTAATTTGACTGCTTCACCTACAGCACCATCTGCAAAATTTGAATTTAGCTATGATGCAAATCATAATTTAATAGGAGGATTAAAGAATCCAGATGGGACAGCTATTTCTACTCCTTCAAGTTATGAGTATAGCATAGATGGCGGATTAAATTGGAACAGTGTAGACAATAATGGAGCTTTCAAATCAGAAGATGTAAACATAATAAATACAACTAATGGAGTACAAGTTAGAACTAAGGCAAGTGGCCAAACTAAAGCTTCTAATGTTGAAAAGATATCAGTAACTCAAGCGGCAGCACCTAATGTAACTTCAACTCAAGTAACAGGGGGAGTTAAATTAACAAGTCTTTCTACAGGACTTGAATATAGGGTAAATGTTGGCAGCACTACAGGAACAACATGGAATAACTTTACTTCAGGAAATACTATTCCAGTTACACAGTCAGGTTCTATAGATGTAAGGAGTAAAGCTACAGGAACTGCAATGCCTGGTAATATAGCAAATATACCAGTTCAATTAGCAGCAGCACCAGCAGTTAAGACTGCAGCAACAGCACCGATATTAAATGTTAAATATTCAGAAAAAGTATTATCAGATGGAAGAAATTTAGTAATAAATACTAAAGCTATTGCATTAACTTATACTTTACAATTAAGTGGAAGTAGCACTACTCCAATAACATTAACTCAGTTAGAAACTGCATTACAAACAGACATAAATACATCTATTGGAAGCGGTGTTATTAAAGTTGGTGATGATGGAGAAGGAAAGTTAACTCTTACTACAGTAGCAACAGGAGCTGCAGCTAAAATAGACTTTACTGAACCATCAATAGTAGACGGCAAATCAATTACTACATCAACAGGAGACGGGTCAATTAGTGCTGAATTAGGATTTACAGATATAACATCTGTTACAGGAACAAACTAA
- a CDS encoding DUF3867 domain-containing protein, with protein MDDRIVNFDEIKNRAREKDIEKFEDYVYGLSYDMSQGKLSMGDFYKNIQEYMEKNNISQEKLFNIQKKLMERYGFNMEDVEKQMKDMGIEIPSVNKNVDYESLRKTVSFQEKYKQGMGSALVTTYTINNSLNSLSILISEEKLTLKSEKDIDLQDPELNEFLCSYKKVVKDKKLKISLCSNVKEFEY; from the coding sequence ATGGATGATAGAATCGTAAACTTCGATGAAATTAAAAATAGAGCTAGGGAAAAAGATATAGAGAAATTTGAAGATTATGTATATGGACTTTCCTATGATATGTCTCAGGGGAAATTATCAATGGGAGATTTTTATAAAAACATTCAAGAATATATGGAAAAAAACAATATATCACAAGAAAAGCTTTTTAACATTCAAAAAAAACTTATGGAAAGATATGGCTTTAATATGGAAGATGTAGAAAAGCAGATGAAAGACATGGGAATTGAAATTCCTTCTGTAAATAAAAATGTTGACTATGAATCTTTGAGAAAAACAGTATCATTTCAGGAAAAATATAAGCAGGGTATGGGCAGTGCCTTAGTAACCACTTATACTATAAATAATTCATTGAATAGTCTTAGTATACTTATAAGTGAAGAAAAACTTACTTTAAAAAGTGAAAAAGATATAGATTTGCAGGATCCCGAGTTAAATGAATTTTTGTGTTCCTATAAAAAGGTAGTAAAAGATAAAAAACTTAAAATATCATTATGTTCAAATGTTAAAGAATTTGAATACTAG
- a CDS encoding YopX family protein, protein MRKFKFKIWDKEKKCFYINENPYPEQNCKVKDRFISLEFTGLKDKNSREIFEGDIISINNEKSSIKLPVKFGRYSFEKFIGECGEITDATELYGFYVENEYLYIQMLKENVIVTGNIFLEYNEIIS, encoded by the coding sequence ATGAGAAAATTTAAATTCAAAATATGGGATAAGGAAAAAAAGTGTTTTTATATAAATGAAAATCCCTATCCAGAACAAAATTGCAAAGTTAAAGATAGATTTATATCCCTTGAGTTTACAGGCTTAAAAGATAAGAATAGTAGAGAGATTTTTGAGGGGGATATAATATCTATAAATAATGAAAAAAGTTCTATTAAGCTGCCTGTGAAATTTGGAAGATATTCTTTTGAAAAATTTATAGGTGAATGTGGAGAAATTACTGATGCAACTGAACTCTATGGTTTTTATGTAGAAAATGAATATTTGTACATCCAAATGTTGAAGGAAAATGTAATAGTTACAGGCAATATATTTTTGGAATATAATGAAATAATATCTTAA
- a CDS encoding cell wall-binding repeat-containing protein, which yields MNSFKLKGTLRSKRLVLLIASSAIIGVLGTTKVYAAPTVDRYGGMDRYETSARVCDAGWSTNTDYAVLVNGDDYHDALSAAPLAKKYNAPILLTNTEVLNPYTSSELIRLNVKNVFIVGGKGVVSQSIEDSLVAKGMKVVRVGGKDRYETALQVAAKIGKASEVALVNGNDFRDGMTIASIAALKGMPIILTDGEHMPVSVKKYLGNTSKMAQIYVVGDANTISDNVISGLSNVKRIGSGGNAYARNVSIIQAFQNEVNTGTLYVASAKNFPDSLSASALAPKTSSPVLFVDSPMDEATSNFLKTHIVNNLKILGGTGSVSYDSETSVENMTLGVSSTDAINDTIWQGEKYTPRATMVITATDGTKKEVAIDWNLSQVNTANPGTYTFTGKLKGTDTTVYATLKVKPLPYKIDDLTQTAVSRTSFGLPTTVSAQMTDGTTADVPVLWDYGTQSGNKPGVYVFYGTVDKYSKKVKLTLTTIDNGTGRTIKTINNIKATVTTKSSYVFPTTVSAIMTDGSTQSLSVTWANEIKYSTGVYTYEGTVSGYSKKVGLMLIVTGEGGKDPKDPNYPTNPNDPNVMDLGELDPIMQDEKYPTTVKDPTTGRKVSVTWTDAISIDSTFLDNQYLDDCRVAKFTLNGTISGNKKVKATIGIIPKIITLNVDGKTNNVPAVSINIKKSYYPNGVFNMSELSTRINAVINGPNGIREAKNVHVLLWDPPVVDISDASTYYVTATIEHYSTPVTVTIKIEN from the coding sequence ATGAATAGTTTTAAATTGAAGGGTACGCTTAGAAGTAAAAGATTGGTTCTATTAATTGCCTCTTCAGCAATTATAGGTGTTTTAGGTACTACAAAAGTGTATGCAGCACCGACAGTAGATAGGTATGGTGGTATGGATAGGTATGAGACATCTGCTAGAGTATGTGATGCTGGATGGAGTACTAATACTGATTATGCTGTATTAGTAAATGGAGATGATTACCATGATGCTCTTTCAGCTGCACCTCTTGCTAAAAAGTACAATGCCCCTATACTTTTAACAAACACAGAAGTGCTAAATCCTTATACATCTTCGGAACTTATTAGATTAAATGTGAAAAATGTATTTATAGTGGGTGGAAAAGGTGTAGTATCACAAAGTATAGAAGATTCACTAGTGGCTAAAGGAATGAAGGTTGTTAGAGTTGGTGGTAAAGACAGATATGAAACTGCCCTTCAAGTTGCAGCAAAGATTGGTAAGGCCAGTGAGGTTGCATTAGTAAATGGAAATGATTTTAGAGATGGAATGACAATAGCATCAATAGCTGCTTTAAAAGGAATGCCTATAATATTGACAGATGGAGAACATATGCCTGTTTCTGTTAAAAAATATTTAGGTAATACATCTAAAATGGCTCAAATATATGTAGTAGGTGATGCAAATACTATAAGTGACAATGTTATAAGTGGGTTATCTAATGTTAAAAGAATAGGGTCAGGAGGAAATGCATATGCCAGAAATGTAAGCATAATACAAGCCTTTCAAAATGAAGTAAATACTGGTACCTTATATGTAGCTTCTGCTAAGAACTTTCCAGATTCATTGAGTGCATCAGCTTTAGCTCCAAAAACATCATCTCCAGTATTATTTGTGGATAGTCCAATGGATGAGGCTACGTCAAATTTTCTTAAAACCCATATAGTAAATAATTTAAAAATATTGGGAGGAACAGGTTCCGTAAGTTATGATTCAGAAACCTCAGTTGAAAATATGACTTTGGGAGTAAGCAGCACTGATGCTATAAATGATACTATATGGCAGGGTGAGAAATATACTCCAAGGGCGACTATGGTTATAACAGCTACAGATGGCACCAAAAAGGAAGTTGCTATAGATTGGAACTTAAGTCAAGTAAATACTGCAAATCCAGGTACTTATACTTTTACAGGAAAATTAAAAGGAACAGATACTACAGTATACGCAACTCTTAAAGTAAAACCTCTTCCATATAAAATTGATGATTTAACTCAAACGGCGGTTAGCAGGACAAGCTTTGGACTTCCAACTACTGTTTCGGCTCAGATGACGGATGGTACAACAGCGGATGTACCTGTGTTATGGGATTACGGCACACAGTCTGGGAATAAACCAGGAGTCTATGTCTTTTATGGAACAGTAGATAAATACAGTAAAAAGGTTAAGCTTACTTTAACGACAATTGATAATGGAACAGGTAGGACTATAAAAACTATAAATAACATAAAGGCAACTGTAACTACTAAATCTAGTTATGTATTTCCAACTACAGTATCAGCTATAATGACTGATGGTTCAACACAAAGTTTATCTGTAACTTGGGCAAATGAAATTAAATATTCTACTGGAGTGTATACTTATGAGGGAACAGTAAGCGGATATAGTAAAAAAGTAGGTCTTATGCTTATAGTTACAGGAGAAGGTGGAAAAGATCCTAAAGATCCAAATTATCCTACTAATCCTAATGATCCAAATGTAATGGACTTAGGAGAATTGGACCCTATAATGCAAGATGAAAAATATCCAACTACAGTAAAAGATCCAACTACAGGAAGAAAAGTATCAGTTACATGGACAGATGCTATCAGTATTGATTCTACTTTTTTAGATAATCAATATTTAGATGATTGTAGAGTTGCTAAATTTACTCTGAATGGAACTATAAGTGGTAATAAAAAAGTTAAAGCAACTATAGGAATAATTCCTAAAATTATTACTCTTAATGTAGATGGAAAAACTAACAACGTTCCAGCTGTATCTATAAATATTAAGAAAAGTTACTATCCAAATGGTGTATTTAATATGAGTGAGTTATCAACTAGAATAAATGCAGTTATAAATGGGCCAAATGGAATTAGAGAAGCAAAAAATGTACATGTTCTTCTTTGGGATCCACCAGTTGTTGATATAAGCGATGCTAGTACATACTATGTAACGGCAACTATAGAGCATTATAGTACACCTGTCACCGTTACAATAAAAATTGAAAACTAG
- a CDS encoding Ig-like domain-containing protein, producing the protein MKKVIKRAALIVSFVMICCISYGSSSVLAADFKDMGTKTINDTNKVWTVKFGEPVDINSLNNNIKLQDITNGSTVTVSVSAGTDENSAKINPPSGGYKLSHNYKLTIDKNIKSKKGRHLSQPAVLNFSLVSNSSINTGGNSSNNSGGNSSSNTGGSSSSNTGGSSNNTGGNGSNNNSYTASANVEVSPSVPLRKISVSTNLPNVTKYKIEENNNYFAINSSIITFVSKNTLQVYLYDNSGKLLGTSTLDVSSTKNNIIMNITLAN; encoded by the coding sequence TTGAAAAAAGTTATTAAAAGAGCTGCATTAATTGTATCATTTGTAATGATTTGTTGTATTTCCTATGGTTCCTCAAGTGTTTTGGCGGCAGATTTTAAAGATATGGGAACCAAAACTATAAATGACACAAACAAAGTATGGACAGTGAAATTTGGAGAACCAGTAGATATTAATTCTTTAAATAATAATATAAAGCTTCAAGATATTACAAACGGTAGTACTGTTACTGTAAGTGTTTCAGCGGGTACTGATGAAAATTCAGCAAAGATTAATCCACCTTCCGGAGGATATAAATTATCCCATAACTATAAATTAACTATAGACAAAAACATTAAATCTAAAAAAGGAAGGCATTTATCACAACCTGCTGTACTAAATTTTAGTTTAGTTTCTAATAGTAGCATCAATACTGGTGGTAACAGCAGTAATAATAGTGGTGGCAACAGTAGTAGTAATACTGGTGGCAGTAGTAGTAGTAATACTGGTGGCAGTAGTAATAATACTGGCGGTAACGGTAGTAACAATAATAGCTATACTGCTTCAGCAAATGTGGAAGTTTCCCCATCGGTTCCATTGAGGAAAATATCGGTATCTACAAATTTACCAAATGTTACAAAATATAAAATAGAAGAAAATAACAATTATTTTGCTATTAATAGTAGTATTATTACATTTGTATCAAAAAATACATTACAAGTATACTTATATGATAATAGTGGAAAATTGCTTGGAACATCTACATTGGATGTAAGCTCTACGAAAAACAACATTATTATGAACATAACTCTAGCAAATTAA
- a CDS encoding carbonic anhydrase, whose amino-acid sequence MKSNFAVLLNCMDGRTQLPAINWIRDNFRVKYVDIISEPGIDKVICSEDENFINSLKYKMDISINSHGASTAFVVGHYDCAANKVDKATHLKHIKKSVCIIKKLYKNIEVIGLWINENFEVEKI is encoded by the coding sequence TTGAAAAGTAATTTTGCTGTATTGTTAAATTGTATGGATGGAAGGACTCAACTTCCTGCAATAAATTGGATAAGGGACAATTTTCGTGTAAAATATGTAGATATAATATCAGAACCAGGAATTGATAAAGTAATTTGCAGCGAAGATGAAAATTTTATCAATTCATTAAAGTATAAGATGGATATATCAATAAATTCTCACGGAGCTTCTACTGCATTTGTAGTAGGACATTATGACTGTGCAGCAAATAAAGTAGATAAGGCAACTCACCTAAAGCACATAAAAAAGTCTGTTTGCATAATAAAAAAATTATATAAGAATATTGAAGTTATAGGTCTTTGGATAAATGAAAATTTTGAAGTGGAAAAAATTTAG
- a CDS encoding homoserine dehydrogenase — MKKVRIALMGLGNVGAGVWTILNSNKKEIMKRSGYEVEVAKILVKDRNKHRDVEVPDEIVTTDFNDILEDDSIKIVVEVMGGINPAREYMLKCMDRKKQIVTANKMLLATGGDELFEKADSKGVMFNYEASVAGGIPIINGIDESLTANKIEELYGIVNGTTNYILTKMQLEKLDFDVALKQAQDMGYAEADPTSDIEGFDSQYKLAILSSLAFGTKINVDNVYREGITKIKSIDIKYAKKFNMVIKLLAIAKENEGKLELKVHPTMIPESHPLANVYDSFNAIFIKGNAVGDLMFYGRGAGSLPTGSAVVSDIIAILRSNVDIENFNSVVKNNLWHREIKNIKDCASKFYIRLSVKDQSGVLGEITTILGKHNVSLRSVMQKGREESKDKVTIVLITHKIEEAEINSAIKEIVDLKSVMQIDNIIRIEDFK, encoded by the coding sequence ATGAAAAAAGTTAGGATAGCATTGATGGGTCTTGGAAATGTTGGCGCAGGAGTTTGGACAATATTGAATTCCAATAAAAAGGAAATAATGAAGAGGTCAGGATACGAAGTAGAGGTAGCAAAGATTCTTGTAAAAGATAGAAACAAACATAGAGATGTGGAAGTTCCAGATGAAATTGTGACTACGGATTTTAATGACATATTAGAAGATGATTCTATTAAAATTGTAGTTGAAGTTATGGGTGGAATAAATCCTGCAAGGGAATATATGCTCAAATGTATGGATAGAAAAAAGCAGATAGTAACTGCAAACAAAATGCTGCTTGCAACTGGTGGAGACGAACTTTTTGAAAAAGCAGACAGCAAAGGAGTAATGTTTAACTATGAGGCAAGTGTAGCTGGAGGAATTCCAATAATAAATGGAATAGACGAAAGTTTAACTGCAAATAAAATTGAAGAACTATATGGTATAGTAAATGGAACTACAAACTATATTTTGACTAAAATGCAATTGGAAAAATTGGATTTTGATGTGGCTTTAAAACAGGCACAGGATATGGGATATGCTGAAGCTGACCCTACGTCGGACATTGAGGGATTTGATTCCCAATATAAATTAGCGATACTTTCATCACTAGCTTTTGGAACAAAAATTAATGTAGATAATGTGTATAGAGAAGGTATTACAAAAATTAAATCTATAGATATAAAATATGCTAAAAAATTTAATATGGTAATAAAGCTGCTTGCTATTGCAAAAGAAAATGAAGGTAAGCTTGAACTTAAAGTACATCCAACCATGATTCCAGAATCACACCCACTTGCTAACGTATATGATTCTTTTAATGCAATATTTATAAAGGGCAATGCAGTGGGAGATCTGATGTTTTATGGAAGAGGTGCAGGAAGCTTACCAACAGGTAGCGCTGTAGTAAGTGATATTATTGCTATATTGAGAAGTAATGTGGATATAGAAAATTTTAATTCTGTAGTGAAAAATAACCTATGGCATAGGGAAATAAAAAATATAAAAGATTGTGCAAGTAAATTTTATATTAGACTTTCTGTAAAGGACCAGTCAGGCGTACTTGGCGAAATAACCACAATTTTAGGAAAACATAATGTAAGTCTTCGCTCAGTAATGCAAAAAGGCAGGGAAGAGTCAAAGGATAAAGTAACTATAGTATTAATTACTCATAAGATAGAAGAGGCAGAGATTAATTCTGCTATTAAAGAAATTGTTGATTTGAAATCTGTAATGCAAATAGACAATATTATAAGAATTGAAGATTTTAAATAA